A window from Terriglobales bacterium encodes these proteins:
- a CDS encoding LacI family DNA-binding transcriptional regulator, which translates to MTIKQVAKRAKVSIATVSRTLHNSASVTPETAKRVRRAIKQLDYRPDTNAQTLVSGRSHILGLVVSDITNPFFPELIRGFQDVSLENGYDVLITSTNYESARMAHSVGRMIERKTDGVAIMTSEMDRSLINQLASRKVPLVFLDVGKVRKGVCNIKVDYAQGITQAVDHLRGLGHSRIAFISGPGTLKSARVRREAFLRCLGRRVTEHSDLVEEGNHKVDGGLSAITRLLQRQNPPTAVLASNDLTAIGALRGIRQAGLSIPEDVSVVGFDDIDMAQFTEPPLTTVRLLRSELASLACNALLQSIRGNTKGAEFGIGTHLIIRESTGKAKTKRRVITMPSGVRS; encoded by the coding sequence ATGACGATCAAACAAGTCGCAAAACGGGCCAAGGTATCCATCGCGACGGTTTCCCGAACGTTACACAACAGTGCATCTGTAACCCCAGAAACTGCCAAGCGAGTACGACGGGCCATCAAACAACTGGATTACCGTCCCGATACCAATGCGCAAACCCTGGTCTCAGGCCGCAGCCACATATTAGGCCTGGTGGTTTCTGACATCACCAATCCGTTCTTCCCGGAATTGATCCGTGGATTTCAAGATGTGTCGCTGGAAAACGGCTATGACGTATTGATTACGTCCACCAACTACGAGAGCGCCCGCATGGCGCATTCTGTAGGACGCATGATTGAGCGCAAGACCGACGGCGTTGCCATCATGACCTCAGAGATGGACCGGTCGCTGATCAACCAGCTCGCCAGCCGAAAGGTGCCTCTGGTTTTCCTGGATGTAGGTAAAGTCCGCAAAGGAGTCTGCAACATTAAAGTGGACTACGCGCAAGGCATCACGCAGGCGGTAGACCATCTGCGCGGACTGGGGCACTCTCGTATCGCGTTTATCAGCGGACCGGGGACGCTGAAATCGGCGCGCGTACGGCGGGAAGCATTTCTGCGCTGCCTGGGCCGGCGCGTGACCGAGCACAGTGACCTGGTAGAAGAAGGCAACCACAAAGTAGACGGAGGGCTGAGCGCTATCACCCGCCTGCTGCAGCGCCAGAATCCACCTACGGCCGTGCTCGCTTCCAATGACCTGACAGCTATCGGCGCGCTGCGCGGTATCCGACAAGCCGGGCTCAGTATCCCAGAAGACGTTTCCGTCGTCGGCTTCGACGATATTGACATGGCGCAGTTTACCGAGCCTCCTCTGACAACCGTCAGGCTGCTGCGCTCTGAACTGGCCAGCCTGGCCTGCAATGCCCTGCTGCAATCTATCCGGGGAAATACAAAGGGCGCCGAGTTCGGTATTGGGACCCATCTCATCATCCGCGAATCAACGGGCAAGGCGAAAACCAAGCGGCGCGTGATTACGATGCCGTCTGGGGTACGGTCGTAA
- the cobS gene encoding adenosylcobinamide-GDP ribazoletransferase produces MRDLLLALRFLTRLPAPTVPYTPDSLARAAKFFPLVGLLVAAGAVGLNKILSNHLDRNVIAIVVLTYFVVITGGFHEDGLADAADGFGSGWNKDQILTVMHDSRIGSYGAIALVLSLLARYVLLSKLSPNKFSLYIIAAHVLCRWSTLPLSFFLQPAREQEGQGAHVAKQISVATLVLGTLFTMAVCYWALRNASWVPVATATAVTLASGLYYKSQIGGVTGDCLGATNQLTEIAVYFCGVLGT; encoded by the coding sequence TTGAGAGACTTGCTTCTGGCGTTACGATTTCTGACGCGGCTTCCGGCTCCAACGGTGCCCTACACTCCTGACTCGTTGGCACGCGCCGCCAAATTCTTTCCTCTTGTGGGGTTGCTGGTAGCGGCGGGTGCGGTTGGTCTGAACAAAATACTGAGCAATCATTTAGACCGGAACGTCATAGCAATTGTGGTGCTGACGTACTTCGTCGTGATTACAGGCGGTTTTCACGAAGATGGTCTGGCTGATGCGGCGGATGGCTTTGGCAGCGGCTGGAACAAAGACCAAATCCTGACCGTCATGCACGACAGCAGGATCGGGAGTTACGGAGCGATTGCACTGGTCTTGTCATTGCTCGCCCGCTATGTTTTGTTGAGCAAGTTATCGCCGAACAAGTTTTCGCTCTATATCATCGCAGCGCATGTTCTTTGCCGCTGGAGCACACTTCCTTTGAGCTTCTTTTTGCAGCCAGCGCGAGAGCAGGAAGGACAAGGCGCCCATGTGGCAAAGCAAATTTCCGTGGCGACACTGGTTTTGGGCACCCTGTTCACGATGGCGGTGTGCTATTGGGCGCTTCGCAATGCAAGTTGGGTTCCTGTTGCTACGGCAACAGCGGTGACACTCGCCAGCGGTCTTTATTATAAGAGCCAGATTGGCGGGGTTACCGGAGATTGTCTTGGTGCTACGAACCAGCTCACGGAGATTGCGGTTTATTTTTGTGGTGTGCTGGGGACGTAG
- a CDS encoding histidine phosphatase family protein has product MAVPSETTLLLVRHAHSMMAGRFCGHTDTALSDIGKKQLCDIANCLERWPISKVYTSDLKRAYDTAAAIAARKSLALRVREGLREISFGEWEGLSWTEIEARDPAAASLWLGDYPLQPAPGGESFQQYRSQVEAELQAVLKESEHGCVSVVTHAGFIRAALVSILSMSEKAMHKIEVDYGGITILRYAQQSWRVDGVNFALNS; this is encoded by the coding sequence ATGGCAGTGCCTTCAGAAACTACACTCTTGCTGGTTCGTCATGCGCATTCGATGATGGCGGGACGTTTCTGTGGGCACACTGACACTGCTTTGAGTGACATTGGCAAGAAGCAGCTTTGCGATATCGCCAATTGTCTTGAGCGCTGGCCCATCAGCAAGGTCTATACCAGTGACTTAAAACGTGCTTATGACACCGCGGCAGCGATTGCCGCCCGGAAATCTCTCGCGCTTCGGGTGCGTGAGGGTTTACGCGAAATCAGTTTCGGGGAGTGGGAGGGCCTTTCCTGGACTGAGATTGAAGCCAGGGACCCGGCAGCCGCATCTTTATGGCTCGGCGATTATCCTCTGCAGCCTGCTCCGGGCGGTGAGTCTTTCCAGCAATATCGTTCACAGGTTGAGGCTGAACTTCAAGCGGTCTTGAAAGAATCTGAACATGGCTGCGTGAGCGTTGTCACTCATGCGGGGTTTATCCGGGCGGCGCTGGTCAGCATACTTAGCATGAGTGAAAAGGCGATGCACAAGATTGAAGTTGATTATGGCGGAATCACGATATTGCGTTACGCGCAGCAGAGTTGGCGGGTTGACGGCGTCAACTTTGCTCTTAATTCTTAA
- a CDS encoding carboxypeptidase-like regulatory domain-containing protein has translation MKRQFLALTAILAVCFSLINIAGAQSSSGDIYGRVLDSNGDVIPNAEVTLTNQQTGETRSAKSGNLGDFIFATLQPGAYTVLVKAQGFKELEKKDLNLSASERLSTGDLRLALGSVKETVTVEANATPVQTNSGERSALLDSTQVTNLMSRGRDIMALLDVLPGVVEDGEGNDSLGTFKSPAAMSGTRGDYNGMNMDGISATPRSGSNLDTPLNMDAISEVKVLQNSYQAEYGKGAGSIINVLSKSGGRSFHGAAYDYVRNEAFNARNFFDFEKRDKITGALPPKNKYRYETFGYNVGGPVFIPNHFNTNHDKMFFFFSQEILKNTQPNSTRQFLVPTALERQGDFSHSYNGSKNGVAQPLVLSDPVQIAAGKTCKKVGDPGCFPNPGGTGTGGIIPTNRIDPNTQALLNIFPMPLPGMDPNFAAINGYNYQITDTSDRPVRQEILRIDYNFTNNLKAFIRGMNLHTHDNGTASTANKNTWGPGPMDYTIVGPNVGGTVTWIINPTLVNEFTFGWADWREHQIVPASTMNSLLRANVGFNESMLFSAPGQLTSATNLLGLIPAAKFGSGKTANIAYDNRFPLNNNAYTYSLTEGISKIWGNHQFKVGIQAERATYWQLHSGTSNGEGNFDFTGGNNNSGNGYANGLLGNFNTYSESKNVANQGPVTRILEWYVQDTWKALPRLTLDIGVRFTAGLPQIVRQHMAATLNQSLYNPATAPVLYQDISIAPGTCKNAKQVRAAFNPITKSACDANGNPLSTSIIGQFVGAGYGSWPNGPLPDGIGISGINGYPQGLIDFEGVYTAPRFGFAWDVFGDGKTALRGGFGINYNPRQGSGVLGDTDNTPPLALNVQQFNNSTLSSSLNYYLNPALADFQSPVNIARMLLRNSRQPVAYNASIGIQREIGFATVVDVAYVGSFGRHMGQLTDLGQVPLGSRFGFLDTANLGSNPLTAPNFQNDNFLRYSCCYGSYSQVPVLTFTGNSSYHSLQTQVTHRFSHGMQFGGVWTWSKAMDYNDADKSNIVGGGLSPKVYNYGLATYDRRHVVAINYLFSLPKASRLWDNGFVRNALDGWQVAGITRFNSGAPLFLNGGNNGGSSDYFGSSGNLQFPSGVNTDITGGGPGWRPQIIADRVLPRGDRNYFHYFNPVAFTLPASLVCNPICQLPRDANGNMIIGNGPAVIATGPGIANFNMSLFKNFDVTERVKLQFRVEAYNVFNHTQFSGVNTSPKFDQFGNVANLQVPGATDWFGRVTSARDPRIMQFALRITF, from the coding sequence ATGAAACGGCAGTTTCTCGCACTGACCGCTATTCTGGCGGTGTGTTTTTCACTTATCAATATTGCTGGGGCACAAAGTTCCAGCGGCGACATCTACGGACGAGTTTTGGATTCCAACGGCGATGTCATTCCTAATGCTGAGGTCACGCTGACCAACCAGCAAACGGGAGAGACCCGGTCGGCCAAAAGCGGAAACTTAGGCGACTTTATCTTTGCCACGCTCCAGCCTGGTGCCTATACAGTGCTGGTCAAGGCCCAGGGCTTCAAGGAGCTGGAAAAAAAGGACCTGAACTTGAGCGCGTCCGAGCGGCTCTCGACAGGGGATTTGCGTCTTGCGCTTGGTAGCGTCAAAGAAACGGTTACCGTAGAAGCCAACGCCACGCCGGTGCAGACCAATAGCGGCGAGCGCTCGGCGCTTCTGGATTCCACCCAGGTGACCAACCTCATGTCACGCGGCCGTGACATTATGGCACTGCTTGATGTTCTGCCTGGTGTCGTGGAAGACGGAGAGGGCAACGATTCCCTGGGAACCTTCAAGTCTCCCGCCGCCATGTCGGGCACTCGCGGCGACTACAACGGCATGAATATGGATGGCATCTCGGCCACCCCGCGCAGCGGCTCCAATCTGGATACACCCCTGAATATGGACGCGATCTCTGAGGTTAAGGTGCTGCAGAACAGCTACCAGGCGGAATACGGCAAGGGCGCGGGCTCCATTATCAATGTACTCTCCAAGAGCGGTGGGCGCAGCTTCCACGGCGCGGCTTACGATTACGTCCGCAACGAAGCTTTCAACGCCAGAAATTTCTTCGACTTTGAAAAACGCGATAAGATTACCGGAGCGCTGCCGCCGAAAAATAAGTATCGTTATGAGACCTTCGGCTACAACGTCGGTGGGCCGGTTTTCATCCCCAATCATTTCAATACTAATCACGACAAGATGTTCTTCTTCTTTTCGCAGGAAATTCTGAAGAACACCCAGCCTAACAGCACGCGCCAATTCCTGGTTCCTACTGCGCTAGAGCGCCAGGGCGATTTCTCGCACAGTTATAATGGCTCCAAGAATGGTGTTGCGCAACCACTGGTTCTCAGTGATCCTGTGCAGATTGCAGCTGGTAAGACTTGCAAGAAAGTTGGCGATCCCGGTTGTTTTCCTAACCCTGGCGGTACAGGAACTGGCGGAATCATTCCCACCAACCGGATTGATCCCAACACACAGGCGCTGCTGAACATTTTTCCTATGCCGTTACCTGGGATGGATCCAAACTTCGCGGCGATCAATGGTTACAACTATCAGATCACGGATACAAGCGACAGGCCGGTTCGGCAGGAGATTCTCCGCATTGACTACAACTTCACCAACAATCTGAAGGCCTTTATCCGTGGTATGAATTTGCATACCCATGATAACGGTACTGCTTCAACGGCCAATAAGAATACCTGGGGCCCGGGTCCTATGGATTACACCATCGTTGGTCCCAACGTGGGCGGAACCGTGACTTGGATCATCAATCCTACGCTGGTCAATGAGTTCACCTTCGGATGGGCCGACTGGCGTGAGCACCAAATTGTACCTGCCAGCACCATGAACAGTCTTTTGAGAGCGAACGTCGGCTTCAACGAATCGATGCTCTTTTCTGCCCCTGGGCAACTCACTTCCGCTACGAATCTGTTGGGCTTGATTCCTGCGGCAAAGTTCGGGAGCGGCAAGACAGCCAATATCGCGTACGATAATCGTTTCCCGCTGAATAATAATGCTTACACTTACAGCCTTACCGAAGGTATCAGCAAAATCTGGGGCAATCATCAGTTTAAGGTTGGCATTCAGGCCGAGCGTGCCACCTACTGGCAGCTTCATAGCGGTACCTCCAACGGCGAGGGCAACTTTGATTTCACCGGTGGTAATAACAACAGTGGAAACGGTTACGCCAATGGACTGCTGGGAAATTTCAACACCTACAGTGAGTCCAAGAATGTTGCCAATCAAGGTCCCGTAACCCGAATTCTGGAATGGTATGTGCAGGACACATGGAAGGCGCTGCCTCGCCTCACTCTGGACATCGGCGTACGCTTTACCGCCGGCCTGCCGCAGATTGTCCGGCAGCATATGGCGGCCACGTTGAACCAATCTCTCTATAATCCCGCCACGGCGCCGGTGCTTTACCAAGACATATCAATTGCTCCTGGGACCTGCAAGAACGCGAAGCAGGTACGTGCTGCCTTTAACCCGATTACTAAGTCGGCATGCGACGCCAATGGAAATCCATTGTCCACGTCAATCATCGGGCAATTTGTTGGAGCCGGATATGGAAGTTGGCCAAATGGACCCCTGCCTGATGGTATTGGTATATCCGGCATTAACGGTTATCCTCAGGGCCTGATTGATTTCGAAGGTGTTTACACTGCGCCCCGCTTCGGCTTTGCCTGGGACGTCTTTGGTGACGGCAAGACTGCCCTGCGCGGTGGGTTCGGCATCAACTACAATCCACGCCAGGGATCAGGGGTCTTAGGCGACACGGATAACACGCCGCCACTTGCCCTTAACGTACAGCAGTTTAACAACAGCACTCTCTCTAGCTCGCTTAACTATTACCTGAATCCGGCTTTGGCGGACTTCCAGAGCCCGGTTAACATCGCTCGCATGTTGCTGCGCAATAGCAGGCAGCCGGTAGCCTACAACGCCAGCATTGGCATTCAGCGTGAGATTGGTTTTGCGACCGTTGTGGATGTCGCCTATGTCGGCAGTTTCGGCCGGCACATGGGGCAGCTTACTGACCTTGGCCAGGTGCCCTTGGGGTCAAGATTTGGGTTCCTTGATACTGCCAATCTTGGCAGCAACCCCCTTACCGCCCCCAACTTCCAGAATGACAACTTCTTGCGCTATTCCTGCTGCTATGGCAGCTATTCCCAGGTGCCGGTGTTGACCTTTACCGGCAATTCTAGTTATCACTCTCTGCAGACCCAGGTAACCCATCGCTTCTCTCATGGTATGCAGTTTGGCGGTGTGTGGACGTGGTCAAAAGCCATGGACTACAACGACGCTGACAAGTCCAATATTGTGGGAGGCGGGCTCTCGCCAAAGGTCTATAACTACGGTCTGGCTACGTATGACCGCAGACATGTAGTCGCCATCAATTATCTGTTCAGCTTGCCCAAAGCCAGTCGGCTGTGGGACAACGGCTTTGTCAGAAACGCCCTCGATGGCTGGCAGGTTGCTGGCATCACCCGGTTCAACAGCGGAGCTCCTCTATTCCTTAACGGTGGCAACAACGGTGGCAGCTCCGATTACTTTGGAAGCTCGGGTAACCTGCAATTCCCAAGTGGTGTCAACACAGATATCACCGGCGGCGGTCCTGGCTGGCGTCCCCAGATCATTGCGGATCGGGTGCTGCCCAGAGGCGATCGCAATTACTTCCACTATTTCAACCCAGTGGCCTTCACTTTGCCGGCTAGCTTGGTGTGTAATCCAATATGCCAGTTGCCCCGGGACGCTAATGGCAACATGATCATTGGAAACGGACCCGCGGTCATCGCCACCGGCCCCGGAATCGCGAACTTCAACATGTCGCTCTTCAAGAACTTTGATGTGACCGAGCGAGTGAAGCTCCAGTTCCGTGTCGAGGCCTATAACGTGTTCAACCACACGCAATTCTCTGGAGTGAACACCAGTCCCAAGTTCGACCAATTTGGCAATGTGGCCAATCTCCAGGTGCCTGGAGCCACCGACTGGTTCGGACGCGTCACCAGCGCTCGTGACCCGCGCATCATGCAGTTCGCCCTGCGCATCACCTTCTGA
- a CDS encoding glycosyl hydrolase family 28 protein, which yields MQRVLPCRTIILCVLIVAALSAQCAAQCTTATGGGGFVNSPFTAQTGTFTATFDATSSLSHMNSVVALSHGAGTAYAAFANLVAFNGTMGVILARDGGGYSGPTPAIPYSGGNTYHFRLVVNVPVHTYDIFVTPPGGSELTVGTGFHFRTEQNTVTSLDNLGVFVGATSGTLTVCNFSTGIPQPNFAVSVSPTSQTTAAGTPTNYTVTVTPSNSFTGNVALSVSGLPASIGASFSPTPVTITSGPASSTLTVSPDASTAANTYSFTITGTSGSTSHSTGASVVVTQATVPSFSLAVSPASQSVTAGNSASYTVTATSHNNFNGSVGLSASGLLSGESAGFSPSAITVPANGSSTSTMTVTTSTSTSGSSTITVTGTSGTLSATASTLLTVNSSTGNVFNVRTACGAAGNGSTNDAGAINHCIALASAASGGGTVEFPAGTYASTSIHMMSNVTLQLDAGSTIRGTGAMDPAEPNPFSAFQDFGHSHFHAALIWGEHLSNIGFTGTGTIDGGGRLVTGNPGSGQGDKAISLRECNNVTVTGITIRNGGHFGILVNGIVGMTVDNVHILEANQRDGFNLINSQHVTVSNSDIQGSDDSMCLKSDFALGRDVLNTDIHIFNDHILSTGNNATQFGSETCGSYSNIHFDHLTITAAGKAGIGITSNDGAVIDGITYDTITMSGTTVPIWIKTGDRARCGGPRPPVGIIRNISISNVTAVHSRSGRGEFTNTMSGRAGVPIQNVTIDNVNLTEPGGHPASDVNINPPETNDWQPAGQGTKPSYGWWLRHVSGITFHNSQVHFDANDGRPAFIVVDGQNVTLDGVTFDRGSASPYDLGFNGVNGFHVVNTQSSTGQAPRINAVNSTPF from the coding sequence ATGCAACGTGTATTACCTTGCAGAACGATAATATTGTGCGTGCTGATCGTGGCGGCGCTTTCCGCTCAGTGCGCGGCACAATGTACAACGGCCACAGGAGGCGGTGGGTTCGTCAACTCGCCCTTCACGGCGCAAACCGGGACCTTCACGGCCACCTTTGATGCCACGTCTTCGTTGAGCCACATGAACAGCGTGGTCGCACTCTCGCACGGGGCAGGGACTGCCTATGCCGCATTTGCCAACCTGGTTGCATTTAACGGCACCATGGGTGTGATTCTGGCGCGTGACGGTGGAGGCTATTCCGGGCCCACACCGGCCATCCCGTACTCCGGCGGAAATACGTATCACTTCCGTTTGGTGGTCAACGTTCCCGTGCATACTTACGACATCTTTGTAACTCCGCCGGGAGGATCAGAGTTGACCGTCGGAACCGGTTTCCACTTCCGCACCGAGCAGAACACGGTGACCAGCCTCGATAATCTTGGAGTCTTTGTGGGCGCTACGTCGGGTACGCTCACGGTTTGCAACTTTTCAACTGGCATCCCGCAGCCCAACTTCGCGGTCTCTGTTTCGCCCACTTCGCAGACCACAGCCGCGGGCACTCCCACGAACTACACCGTTACCGTGACTCCTTCCAATAGCTTCACCGGCAATGTTGCTTTGAGCGTTAGCGGACTGCCCGCCAGCATAGGTGCCAGCTTCAGTCCGACGCCGGTCACCATCACGAGCGGTCCGGCATCTTCAACGCTGACAGTCTCCCCGGACGCCTCAACTGCGGCGAACACCTACAGCTTCACTATCACCGGTACAAGCGGCAGCACATCGCACAGCACAGGGGCTAGCGTGGTGGTTACGCAGGCTACGGTGCCCAGCTTCTCGCTCGCGGTTTCTCCGGCGTCGCAAAGTGTAACCGCAGGCAACAGCGCCAGCTACACCGTGACGGCAACCTCGCACAACAACTTCAACGGCTCTGTAGGACTGAGCGCCAGCGGTCTGCTCTCAGGCGAATCGGCCGGCTTCAGTCCCTCGGCGATTACGGTTCCGGCGAACGGTTCCAGCACTTCAACCATGACCGTTACCACTTCAACGTCCACCTCTGGAAGCTCGACGATAACCGTTACCGGCACGAGCGGCACACTTTCCGCCACGGCCAGCACACTGCTTACGGTAAACAGCAGCACTGGAAATGTATTCAATGTGAGGACCGCCTGCGGTGCAGCCGGTAATGGTTCTACCAATGATGCAGGCGCCATCAACCATTGCATTGCATTGGCCAGCGCGGCCAGTGGTGGAGGCACCGTCGAATTCCCCGCGGGCACTTATGCCTCAACTTCCATCCATATGATGAGTAACGTAACCCTGCAACTGGACGCCGGTTCGACCATCCGAGGCACCGGTGCCATGGATCCGGCTGAGCCAAATCCGTTTAGCGCCTTCCAGGACTTCGGCCACAGCCACTTCCATGCCGCGCTGATCTGGGGCGAGCATCTCAGTAACATCGGCTTTACCGGTACTGGCACCATCGATGGTGGTGGTCGCCTGGTTACCGGCAACCCAGGCAGTGGGCAGGGCGACAAGGCCATCTCGCTGCGGGAGTGCAACAATGTTACCGTTACCGGCATTACCATCAGGAATGGAGGCCATTTCGGCATCCTGGTCAACGGCATCGTTGGTATGACCGTGGATAACGTGCACATTCTTGAAGCCAACCAGAGAGACGGTTTCAATCTCATCAACAGCCAGCATGTTACCGTCAGCAACTCTGATATCCAGGGGAGTGACGATTCCATGTGTCTCAAGAGCGATTTCGCTCTAGGCAGGGATGTACTCAACACGGATATTCACATCTTCAATGACCACATCCTTTCGACCGGCAACAACGCTACGCAATTCGGCTCCGAGACGTGCGGTAGTTACTCGAATATCCACTTCGATCATCTCACCATCACAGCCGCCGGCAAGGCCGGAATCGGGATCACCTCGAATGACGGTGCTGTCATTGACGGCATAACCTACGACACCATCACCATGTCGGGCACAACCGTCCCGATTTGGATCAAGACGGGTGATCGTGCCCGTTGCGGCGGCCCGCGGCCACCCGTCGGTATCATCCGCAACATCAGCATCAGCAACGTGACCGCGGTTCACTCCCGCAGTGGCCGTGGGGAATTCACGAACACGATGAGCGGACGTGCGGGTGTTCCCATTCAGAACGTCACCATTGACAATGTAAACCTGACAGAACCGGGCGGGCATCCGGCATCGGATGTCAACATCAATCCTCCGGAGACTAATGATTGGCAGCCGGCGGGCCAGGGCACCAAGCCGTCGTATGGATGGTGGCTGCGGCATGTGAGCGGAATCACATTCCATAACAGCCAGGTCCACTTCGACGCCAATGACGGAAGACCAGCGTTCATCGTGGTTGACGGCCAGAACGTCACGCTCGATGGAGTCACCTTTGATCGCGGATCAGCAAGTCCTTACGATCTGGGCTTCAACGGCGTGAATGGCTTCCATGTGGTGAACACGCAGTCCTCCACCGGGCAAGCTCCAAGAATCAACGCTGTAAACTCAACCCCCTTCTAA